A part of Cannabis sativa cultivar Pink pepper isolate KNU-18-1 chromosome 6, ASM2916894v1, whole genome shotgun sequence genomic DNA contains:
- the LOC133039181 gene encoding protein FAR1-RELATED SEQUENCE 5-like codes for MPDVTHRLCAWHLNTNASKKVKDPIFLKTFKDLMYNYYEEEEFEARWLDIIQTQQLTDNEWCQTTFESRQQWAETYLRGSFVAGMRTTQRCESINSALKKFLEKNYCLREFVTTIDMTVSKLRHNETANDFKSRCTRPHPPNPTCLTTYYNQCAEFYTRTMYHKVAE; via the coding sequence ATGCCCGATGTTACGCACCGTCTCTGTGCTTGGCATCTCAATACAAATGCTTCGAAAAAGGTTAAAGATCCGATCTTCTTAAAAACATTTAAGGATCTCATGTACAACTACTACGAGGAGGAAGAATTTGAAGCAAGATGGTTAGACATCATCCAAACCCAACAACTAACAGATAATGAATGGTGTCAAACAACATTCGAGTCAAGACAACAATGGGCAGAAACTTATTTAAGGGGTTCATTCGTTGCAGGAATGAGAACCACACAACGTTGCGAATCCATCAACTCCGCTCTAAAAAAATTTTTAGAGAAGAATTATTGCTTGCGTGAATTTGTAACAACCATAGATATGACAGTCTCAAAGCTCAGACACAACGAGACTGCAAATGACTTCAAAAGCAGATGCACTCGACCTCACCCACCTAATCCTACATGCTTGACCACTTACTACAACCAATGTGctgaattctacacaagaaCTATGTACCACAAGGTTGCTGAGTAG